A single genomic interval of Malania oleifera isolate guangnan ecotype guangnan chromosome 13, ASM2987363v1, whole genome shotgun sequence harbors:
- the LOC131146554 gene encoding ethylene-responsive transcription factor 1-like, producing the protein MLSFKSKFLDQAMVAKKDKENKGLVGIKHSISEIALASNECKSSPESNFLHRCSYNGKICTNSGYKSNARMPPSSMYKGVRRRKGGKWGAEIRNRKVRIWVGTFSTVEEAALAYRRKELEFEAMKEAKAYSQLGLCASELAIAQKEHYELETMIQTEKLKNLLEAEKGDCLFSHSLPVSALELPALTRLDKADDLQKHLLGLLGGSLSSACNDEIINPGDLIHLEDNWAEENNIDQCFDELKCDTLMIQFGNGESSELPNCDADLTEEDTAWIDGILNVADHD; encoded by the exons ATGCTCAG CTTCAAGAGCAAATTCCTTGATCAAGCTATGGTGGCAAAGAAAGACAAAGAAAACAAAGGACTGGTGGGAATTAAGCACTCTATCTCAGAGATTGCTCTTGCGAGCAATGAATGCAAGTCGTCACCGGAGTCCAATTTTCTGCATCGCTGCAGTTATAACGGCAAAATCTGTACCAATTCTGGCTATAAGTCGAATGCGAGAATGCCACCATCCTCGATGTATAAAGGAGTGAGGAGAAGGAAAGGGGGGAAGTGGGGTGCAGAGATCAGAAATCGAAAGGTTCGGATTTGGGTAGGAACTTTCAGTACAGTGGAAGAGGCTGCCCTTGCTTATAGAAGGAAGGAGCTTGAGTTTGAAGCAATGAAGGAAGCCAAGGCATACTCTCAGCTCGGTCTCTGTGCTTCTGAGCTTGCCATTGCTCAGAAGGAACACTATGAGCTTGAAACAATGATTCAAACTGAGAAGCTCAAGAATTTGCTTGAGGCAGAGAAGGGGGATTGCTTATTTTCTCATTCATTGCCCGTGTCGGCTCTCGAACTCCCTGCTCTGACTCGACTCGATAAGGCAGATGATCTCCAAAAACACTTATTAGGCTTATTGGGAGGGTCATTGAGTTCAGCCTGCAACGATGAAATTATCAACCCTGGTGATTTGATCCATTTGGAGGACAATTGGGCAGAGGAAAATAATATTGACCAGTGTTTTGATGAGCTGAAGTGTGACACTCTGATGATCCAATTTGGGAATGGTGAATCATCTGAACTTCCTAACTGTGATGCTGATCTAACAGAAGAGGACACTGCTTGGATTGATGGTATCCTGAATGTGGCTGATCATGATTAA